The following coding sequences are from one Streptomyces venezuelae window:
- a CDS encoding holin yields the protein MWNAAFWKATAERAIRTFAQALAAVLVAGATSLLDVAWGAAFATAGLAAVLAVLTAIGASEVGASGPGLTEEPTKRARAGETAG from the coding sequence ATGTGGAACGCAGCCTTCTGGAAGGCCACCGCGGAACGCGCGATCCGCACGTTCGCCCAGGCGCTGGCCGCGGTCCTCGTGGCGGGAGCGACCAGCCTCCTGGACGTGGCGTGGGGCGCCGCCTTCGCGACGGCGGGTCTCGCCGCCGTTCTGGCGGTCCTGACGGCGATCGGCGCCTCGGAGGTCGGCGCGTCCGGCCCCGGCCTCACGGAGGAGCCGACGAAGAGGGCGCGCGCGGGGGAGACGGCGGGGTGA